CGTATCTTCCCAGCTGCTTCCTTGGCGGTGTGTGCGGATGGCTGTCTCCTTATCATATTTATTTTCCAGCCGGCATGTATACCTCATGTGCAGTTATGTTCCAGTGTTTATTATGTGATTAGGATATGTACTTAAAGTACTCACACCAACTGTGTGATTCTTTTGTATCATGCTTACAATTTTTTTTTCCAAAGGCTTTATGCATCCTAACGACAGTACTCATGAAAAAACCTCCAAGAGCTCGATATATTCTAATGATGGTGCACAGCATATTTTTAGGGGATACTTTACAGAGGAAGGATATACCATAGGATCATCATGACATAGTTTACACTCTGAACAATCTatattgtgtgtgtgtgagatcAAGCTTTAACATATTATCTGGTGACACCATTTTTGGGGGTATTTTAGTCGATAGTCAAATTCTCATGTCATTCCATGTTGAGTGTTTATTTTGTAAGATTTTAAGCCTTCTTAGGTCAACTGAGTAGCGAGCAAGTAACACGGGACCATTAACACACCGGTTTATTTCATGTGCAGGCGACAATGACTTCCTTAAACCCCATGGTGAACAGCTCATAGAGTCATTTGTGGATCCATTCATTATACGTCACCCAAAGGGCCACACGGTCCCAAGGCTCGTTGGTAAGctctcatatttccattttgccaaagctcctctgaacgGCGTAAATTTAGGCAGTGAATATCGATCCAGTTGTAGTGCTAGTTTTGATATTAAAAGAGTTCAGAAGAGATCAGTAGGTAAACTGTGAACATCAGATATTTGTGATTGGAGGCCACGGGATCACAAACTATAGCTGGAAAATAAACTGCAGTATTGCTCTTTCCATCTAATTCAGAGTTTGATATGTGAACCTGCTGAACATATTTCTGGATGGAAGAAATTTAAATAGCTCGTAGGGTTTAAGCGACCTGTCAGTTTCTTGGTTCACCGTTCTGCATCGATATGAACGCCCTATAAACTTTCTGATGTAAAATCACGCTTGTTGTTTTATGCAGATGAGACGAGTTTGGAAGTCATGTCCCGTTTCCTTGACAAGATGGAAAAGGAGATATCTGAACTTCCATCCGTCAAGGCTGAGGCCGAGGCTGAAGCAGCCGCTGATGTTGACGAAAAAGAAGTGTGCATCTGATACCACCTCAAGGATTAGTGCCTGAATACACATCAAATCAGTATATAGGCAAATCACACGGCTGTGACCTCCTTAGTTTTGTGTTGTTGCAAGTGTGTGattatttattactccctccgttcctaaatatttgtctttgtgaagatttcaataagtgactacatacgtagcaaaatgagtgaatctacattctaaaatatgtctatatacatccgcatgtggtagccatttgaaatatctaaaaagacaaatatttagaaacggagtgaGTACTCAATAATGATAGCTATCGTCTAGCTCTTTGCCACTACTCGTTCACGTCCTATGGACCTAGTATATTTTCTCGTGTTGATACTGTATCTCTACAGTACTGTATTAACAAATAGGGCACTGCTACGCTGATATTTGCATATTATCCGCCGCCTCGATGATCGTTGGATGCCCGAGCTGATAGCTGTCTGATGTAGTGTCCGCACCCTGCATGTCCATTCGTTACTTCCCGCAACAAACACTCTCTTACAAAAACAAGACTGCATGCCCATTCATTACTTCCTGCAACGAACACTCTATTACAGAAACAAGACCATATGCCCACTCGTTACTCCCCGCAACAAATGCTCTGTTGCAGAAATAAGAGAAATAGCAGGGAGCACCACCATCGCCACATCGGCCAGAAAATGGGAGAAGGGATCTCTGAACCATACCTGCTTGAGTCGTCGCCAGCCACCGTCGATCCCGAGCcagtcgtcgacgccaccacgttGGATAAGCCCCGGTCGCCCAACGCCTTGCGCCGCCGCGTCTGCCGCCCTCCCAAATCTAGCCGCTCACACTCCCAGCCACGCGAGCCCACACTTCTATGGGATGAAACCCTCCTTCTGTTATCCAGTTGCAGGAAACGAACACGCCTCTAGCAAGACGCGGGAGTGCTCTTGACCGTCTGATAAAGCATAGATCAGATGGCCACGGAGACGGCCGATGGGTGCGCGCAATCAGCCGGTAGAAGGTAAGTTTTTCCCTAACAAATAACATGAGAGAGAAAAAATAGAAGTACATGATCCGTGTAAATACATGTCGAATAAGCTAAGCTAAGGAAGAAAGAACACTCTGTACAATTTACAAAAACTGTACAGAAATAAAGAACAGACGgccccggccaacactcaccaaAGCCATCTCATCTTATGTGCTTTCCAAGCCAATCAAAAAATTGAAGCATGCAATCACCCGATTGGCAAACCATACAGAAGCAATAGCGCGGCGCAAGCTACACCATATACGTACAAACCAGAGGAGCGCAGCAGCGATCCAAACTCGAGAGAGATGGCCGCGGCAGCTCACCTCCGTGGTCACGTCGTCTTCAATTCGGCGAGCAACGCCCGGCGTCACACGCAGGCCCCCGCCCCGTCGCTCTCGCGCGGTCGCCTCCCAACGGCTCGAAAGCCGCCCGTGGCTCGCTGCCAGCGCCACGGCGTAGGGGCCTTGGAACTAGACGACggagcggcgaggcggccggcgccgCGGTTCCTGTGCCTGCACGGGTTCCGCACCAGCGGGGAGATCATGCGGAGGCAGGTGGCGGACAGGTGGCCCGCCGGCGTCACGTCCCGCCTGGACCTCGCCTTTCCCGACGCGCCCTTCCCCGCCGAGGGCGACTCCCCGGTGCGCGGCGTCTTCGACCCGCCCTACTACGAGTGGTGCCGCTTCGCCGGCGAGGTCAGTCCGGCGGGCCTCCGTCAGAGTCAGACTAGGTAGCGCGTGGTTGACTTTTCAGCTAGACTGACAGACAGGATCACTTCACACCCGTTCGCTATTGAACTTAGGTATGCTCTTTCCTTTTGTCGAAGTGGAATCGTAGAACAGAATGTGATACGATGAGATAGAATGCAATAGAAATAGAAACAAGGATAGCGAACGGGTTACCTACTCCTAAGGGTCAAAGCAAGCCCTTTAATTCAATTCTTTATTCTTACATTAAAATTCTTACATTAAAGAATGAATAAAAtctccccaagtaggattcgaaccTACGACCAGTCAGTTAACAGCCGACCGCTCTACCACTGAGCTACTGAGGAACAAGGGAGGATTCGACCTCCTAGAGTTCAACTCCCGCTCTCAACCCATGAACAATATGAGTCCGAAGCTTCTTTCGTAACTCCCATAATTTCTTCGTAGTGGCTCCGTTCCATGCCTCATTTCATAGGGAAGCCCAAAGTGGCTCTATTTCATTCTATTTCACTTCCTAGCACTTCCTATCATTTAATATCCATCCCTTTGGTCTTATTGACATAAGAGATGTCATTTATAGTCTATCTCTTTCTATATATGGAAAGTCAAGAAAttctcatcgaaacatcgagaaATTGTGCATATAGAAAActctaaagaaagaaaaaaaggagaccCATGCCATGATTTTCAAATCTTTTCTATTTAGTAGTCTAAGTTTCTCGATGAGGATAATTAATTCGGTCGTTGTGGTCGGACTCTATTATGGATTTCTGACTACATTCTCCATAGGTCCCTCTTAGATCTTCTTTCTCCAATCTTGGATTAGGGAAGAAGGAGATATTCGCGACTACTGGCGATTTCATTATGGGGCAGCTCATGATCTTCATATCGATCTATTATCCACCTCTGTATCTATTCTTTCTTAGCTAAACAGGTGGAAGATCTATCCAATTTGGTTATATTATATCATGGACTCGAAAAACGGATCTGAATTTGACTGAAATGCACGATCTTCACAGGTATCACTTTTCACGATACCTAAAAGGTGGAATAGCGATTTTCGAACCATTTCCTATAAGAGAATGGTTTCCATTACTTTGAGAAATGGATTCTTATATCAAACTATAGCTATTGcattaaagaagaaaagaaactaatAGAAGTCGAAGACGCGGAATGATAGTGAATAGAGAGAAAGattcttctgattttcttgtttCTATCTACTAGACGCCGTAGAGAATTGAGAATTTTCATGTCTTTCAATTCTCGTACTCGTAATTGGAAAGTTCTGGAAGGAGACCCATcattttgcaatgaaaacaacatatAAAACTCTGGACAATTTCGAAATCAGGCCAAGCGTCTTAATACATATGCAAAAAAATTCATTATTGGCCCACCATTGATTAGAAGATTTAGCTTGTATGAATCGCTATTGGTTTGATACGAATAATGACAATCGTTTCAGTATGTTAAGGATACAGATGTATCCACAATTCATTTAGAGTTACTTAATAGTCTATTTCTTATACCATATCTCTATCCCGTGAAATTCTCGAGCCAAAAGATGGATGCATATGCTGTGTTTCATTTTGCTAAATGATATCAATTAAATGGTGTATCAATTCCATAAATTGCATATAGCAATAAATAAATCAGCAAAATTCTTTCTAATATTTTAGATAGAAGAAATGTTTCTTCTATCTAAAATATTAGAAAGAATGTACCCTTCTATCCAAATCCAATTTGCATCGATAAAATAAATCCAAATTCCAGTAGTAGATGAATAATTGCAAATTTGTGTGTGTACGAGATTAGAATAACTTCAAAATAACTGACATAATTTTGTATTTTTCCTGATCAGAAAAATACATGAGAAAGAAAGGAGGTAGAAAATTTTTTGGATTTATggttaaagaagaaaaagaagaaaacaggGGTTCTGTTGAATTTCAAGTATTCAGTTTCACCAATAAGATACGGAGACTTGCTTCACATTTGGAATTACACAAAAAAGATTTTTCATCGGAAAGAGGTCTACGAAGACTTTTGGGAAAACGTCGACGTTTGCTGGCTTATTTGGCAAAGAAAAATAGAGTACGTTATAAGAAATTAATCGGTCAGTTGAATATTCGGGAGCAGTAATTTAATcgttcaaatttttttcttgttttattatttttttagtAGTCTTATAGTAGTCTTAGATTTTTCATTTTGATGAGCCTCGCTTTGAGGAATTCATGGAATAATCCATTTTCATGGAATAATGAATTAAGGAAGAAAGGATATGAGTCTACCGCTTACAAGAAAAGATCTCATGATAGTCAATATGGGCCCTCAACACCCATCAATGCATGGTGTTCTTCGACTGATCGTTACTCTCGATGGTGAGGATGTTATTGATTGTGAACCCATATTAGGCTATTTACACAGAGGAATGGAAAAAATCGCGGAAAACCGAACTATTATACAATACTTACCTTATGTAACAAGGTGGGATTATTTAGCTACTATGTTTACAGAAGCAATAACAGTAAATGCACCAGAATTCTTGGAGAATATTCAAATACCACAAAGAGCCAGCTATATTAGGGTAATTATGTTAGAATTAAGCCGGATAGCTTCTCACTTGCTATGGCTTGGACCTTTTATGGCGGATCTCGGCGCACAGACTCCTTTTTTCTATATTTTTAGAGAGAGAGAATTAATATATGATCTATTTGAAGCTGCTACAGGTATGCGAATGATGCACAATTACTTTCGCATCGGAGGAGTAGCCGCCGATCTACCTTATGGATGGATCGAGAAATGTTTAGATTTCTGTGATTATTTTTTACGCGGAGTTGTTGAATATCAACAACTTATTACACAGAATCCAATTTTTTTAGAGCGAGTTGAAGGAGTAGGTTTTATTAGCGGAGAAGAAGCAGTAAATTGGGGCTTATCGGGACCGATGTTACGAGCTTCTGGAATACAATGGGATCTTCGTAAAGTTGGCCGGCATCGAGGAGCTGATGGTGAGACAAGGGCCGTTCGACGGACTGTTCGGCTTCTCTCAGGTGGTAAACTACTTCAAATCGATCTTCGTTTCAGACATCAATCATCATATTCATACTACACCGATGAACTGATGAGTACTACTGTGATGTGATCATCATATTCAGGGCGCCCTCCTGTCGGCCGCGCTTGTTGGGCTCCAGCAACAAGTGAGTTGTTAATCGTCCTCCTCGTCTCCTGCAGTTCATGCTACTTGCTGGATCCACTGCTATCTGTCAATGCGTAGTTGCGGCTTAATCGACCTGAACATTCTGTTCTTGTGTTCTTCTATGGCAGGGGCTGGCCTTGAACAGGGTTCCTAGGGTGAAGTACGTTATGATCATATCCGGTGCGAAGATCCAGTCCCCGGCATTGGCCGCCAAGGCGTACGCCAACAAGATCAACTGCGCTTCGCTTCATTTCATTGGTAACTGCCATGTTATTATCATCTTAGCAATTGTCAGCAGAAGTGAACAACTGCAAATCTGCAATATATGGCTGAAGTTGCAGTTATTTGCGGGCAGGCGACGGTGACTTCGTGAAAGCCCACGGCGAGGAGCTGGCGGACTCGTTCGTGGATCCGCTTGTCATACGCCACCCGGCCGGGCACACGGTCCCCAGACTCGGTAAGCGCGCCTGGCCCGTAGATCTGGAAGAGAGCATTTGGGTTCATGGCCGAACGGGACCGGAACGTTCAGAAAGAGCAAGGGAAGGTTATTGACTGAGTTTTGCTGGTTTACATTTTGTTTTCTGTGTGCTCGACATTTGCAGACGAGAAGGGCCTCCAGGCGATGCTCAGCTACCTTGACAAGATCGAAAGGGATCTGGCGAGAGATTAATCAATTGTGCTGACCGCCACTCTGTTTCATGAGTTTATGGCATAGCAGACTAGTAGTAGtaacatctactccctctgttcctaaatattactagccTTTTAGAGATTTTTATATGaactacatatagatgtatgtagacgtattttagatgTAAATTCATCCATTTCGCTCCAATGTAGTCCATATTAGAATCGctaaaaagacctatatttaggagcGGAGGAAGTAACATGGATGACTGACATTTGAAGACCACGATAACCGTTTAACACAAGGCTGCGGAAATGTATTAGGTTGTTACCATTTCCATTCCTATGAATAAGAAGCGGTCGCATTTTGAGATTTAACTAAATAGTGGAGATCGTGAAAGCCATTTCATTTGGCAGGGGACAGTTCTGAAGATCAAGAAGGTGTTGGGATAGGCGTATGCAAGGGGGCTAGGAGGATCTGCTTGAGCTCTATTCTTTTACGTGCTCTGGGTGTGTGAGCTCAAATATGAACTTCCGGTTTTTGCTTAGGCCTAGCAGAGCTGTGTTTCAAGCTTCCTGCGTGTAGTTGTTGTCTGTCTGCCTCATATGTTCCCaggctttctttttctttttgccattTCCACTCTTTAGTTTCATGTAATAGATGAAAATCGATGAGGAGGCTCATTGTCTCAAAAGAAATTTGGCGCAAGACAATGTTCTTATCTATAATTGTGTAACTCAAAACGTCGATATTTGTTTAACTCAAAACCGGATAATACAATGCTCTAGTCTTGAGATGTGCGTGTGTATAGTggcgtgcatgtgtgcgtgtgctTGGTGATTCTAAAAAGTTATGAACAATATGAATTACCTCCTTAGATTGAATCACTATTCAAACAATCAAGCAGTTTTTTTAAAATTTTATAACATTTTCTTGAGCATTCTTTTGGGGCATTAAATCAATCCCCGCCGCCATTGACTACCCAATTTTGACCGTCCATCACCATCAGCATCGAGCTTCATCGTGCATTGCCTTCAATTGTCTGTCGTCTGCAGTTGGCCGTCGCCAACGGTCGTCACTTGCCACTGCCCACCATTGTTCATTTTGTTTTTTTAATGTAAAAAGGGAAGAGACAGAGAGGATTTGGGAGCTACGGTTGGAATGCCATGTGAAAATGAGGGCCTCAAAATAGACAATGAGAACCCCAAATGGTGTTCAGTGAAGAATATGAGGTTATGTTCTTTTAGAcaatttttcttgtttttcttttttgaactGGGGTTATGGTTGAAGTTGCTCTAAAACACACGTTGTCTGGGCCGGCTGGCAGCAGATTGCAGAAAGGGCACGTTTCCGGCCCAACAATAGCGGCGACTGTGCAACCAAAGCTCAGCACTTGTAACTGTACACACCTCTCTCTCAACGCCTTTTCCCTCTAGTTAGGGTTTCGCCTCCTCTCGCCGCCTCTAGCGACGTTGAGACTTTTACCTCCCTTCTCTCCGGCAGAGGCGGGATCTGATCTCGGGTCACCGTGGGGGTAGCTCTGTCCGCCTCCCAGGCCTGGATCGATCTTCTACCTTGGGAGGGTTAGGGTTTTACTCCGTGGAAGATCGGTTTTTCGTGATGGCAACCCATGGAAGTACTTCAGCATCTGATCGTAAAGGAAAAGGTAACCTGGAGGAGATGATGCAGGAATTGGCCCTCAAAgaagactgatgtctactacacaaccttcttcttgtagacgttgttgggcgtccaagtgcagaggtttgtaggatagtagcaaatttctctcaagtggatgacctaaggtttatcaatccgtgggaggtgtaggatgaagatggtctctctcaaacaaccctgcaaccaaataataaagagtctcttgtgtccccaacacatccaatacaatgataaattgtataggtgcactagttcggcgaagagatggtgatacaagtgcaatatggatggtagatatgggtatttgtaatctgaaaatataaaaacagcaatatagcaagcgataaaagtgagcgtaaacggtattgcaatgcgttgaaataaggcctagggttcatactttcactagtgcaaattctctcaacaataataacataattggatcatataactatccctcaacatgcaacaaagagtcactccaaagtcactaatagcggagaacaaacgaagatattattgtaggctacgaaaccacctcaaagttatcctttctgatcgatctattcaacagtccgtaataaaataacacgaagctattctttccgtttaatctatcatagagttcgtactagaataacaccttaagacacaaatcaaccaaaaccctaatgtcacctagatactccaatgtcacctcaagtatcagtgggtatgattatacgatatgcatcacacaatctcagattcatctattcaaccaacacaaagaacttcaaaaagtgtcccaaagtttctaccggagagtcaagacgaaaacgtgtgccaacccctatgcataagttcacgaggtcacggaactcgcaagttgatcaccaaaacatacatcaagtggatcacgtgatatcccattgtcaccacagataagcacatgcaagacatacatcaagtgttctcaaatccttaaagactcaatccgataagataacttcaaatggaaaactctattcatcacaagagagtagaggggaagaaacatcataagatccaaatataatagcaaacctcgcgatacatcaagatcatgccgactcaaaaacacgagagagagagagagagagagagagagagagatcaaacacatagctactggtacataccctcaggcccgagggtggactactccctcctcgtcatggaaagcgccgggatgatgaagatggccaccggagagggacccccccctccagcagggtgccggaacaggtctagattggttttcagtggctacggaggcttctggcggcggaactcccgatctaggtttctttctggaagtttctgtatatataagaggttttggcgtcgagaacaagtcaaggAGGTCTCctggctgtccacgaggcagggaggtgcgcccaggggggtgggcgcgccccccaccctcgtgggcagcccgagactcttcgggcccaactcttttactccatggccttcttctggtccaaaaataagctccatcaagtttcaggtcaattggactccgtttggttttccttttctatgatactcaaatacaaggaaaaaacagaaactcgcactgggctctaggttaataggttagtcccaaaaatcatataaaatagcatataaatgcatatagaacatcctagatggataatataatagcatggaacaataaaaaattatagatacgttggagacgtatcaagcatccccaagcttaattcatgctcgtcctcgagtaggtaaatgataaaacagaatttttgatgtgggatgctacctaacataattatcagtgtaattttctttattgtggcaagaatattcagatccataagatttaagacaaaagtttaatattgacataaaaa
The window above is part of the Triticum aestivum cultivar Chinese Spring chromosome 2A, IWGSC CS RefSeq v2.1, whole genome shotgun sequence genome. Proteins encoded here:
- the LOC123189361 gene encoding esterase OVCA2 yields the protein MVRQGPFDGLFGFSQVGALLSAALVGLQQQGLALNRVPRVKYVMIISGAKIQSPALAAKAYANKINCASLHFIGDGDFVKAHGEELADSFVDPLVIRHPAGHTVPRLDEKGLQAMLSYLDKIERDLARD
- the LOC123189360 gene encoding uncharacterized protein; protein product: MAAAAHLRGHVVFNSASNARRHTQAPAPSLSRGRLPTARKPPVARCQRHGVGALELDDGAARRPAPRFLCLHGFRTSGEIMRRQVADRWPAGVTSRLDLAFPDAPFPAEGDSPVRGVFDPPYYEWCRFAGEVSPAGLRQSQTR